The genome window GACCAGCAGCGGCAGCACGGTGGCCACCGCACCCCACAGCAGCAGGCCCCAACCCGCCTGGGAGAGACCGCTGGTGAAGCCCGGCCCGGCGTTGATGCCGACGATCGTGACGAACGCGCAGAGCCCGAAGGTGTCCATGAACCACTGGGCGCCCGGCGGCACGTTGCCGTAGGTCGGGTACCTGCCGCGGATCCAGCCGAACACCAGGCCCATGATCAGCGCGCCGCCGGAGGTCGAGAGGCTGATCGGCACGCCGCCGGCGTGCAGCGCGGGGATGCCGATGCAGCCGCCCAGGAAGATGCCCAGGCCCACCCAGGTCATGTCGGTGGCGAAGCTGGTCGGCACCGGCTTGCCGATCGCCCGCCCGGCCGGGTCCACCAGCCGCTGCGGGCCGGTCAGCACCAGGGTGTCACCGCGCTCCAGCCTGGTGGAGAGCCGGTACGGGAACTGCGCGCCGGAGCGGTACACCTTGTCGACGTACACGCCCACCATGAAGGGCTCGCGGCGCAGTTCGGCGATGGTCCGGCCGAGTTGCGCCCGCTCCGAGACCACCACGTGCAGCGACTCGGTGCGGTAGCCGAGCAGCCCCGCGTCGTCGGCCTCCGGGCCGATCCGCCGGGCCGGGTCGAAGTCCACCAGGTCGTGCCGCAGGGCGCTGACCGCGAGGACGTCGCCGCGCTCGATCACCGTGGTCTGACTGTGCGCCAGGATCCGCCCCTCCCGGCGCACCGAGGTGATGTAGATCCGCCGACCGAGCTGCTGCTCGCGTGCCTCGAAGTCGTCGATGGTGCTCCCGACCAGGCCGTTGACGGCGGTGAAGGCGCGCAGCACCACCTCGTAGTAGCCCTCGCCGAGGTCCGGGTCGCTCTCCGGTGCGTCCAGCTCGGCGGCCAGCGCGCGGGAGTCCGCGGCCAGGTCGCTCTTCAGCCAGCGCGGCGCGAGGTTGGCCAGCAGGATCGCGCACAGGATGGTGCCGAGCGGGTAGGTGACGGCATATCCGATCGCCACCAGGTTCTGCTGGGCGGTGATCTGGTCGCCCGTCAGCCCGTGGATGTTGGCGATCGCGTCCTGCGCCACGCCGATCACCGCGGACTGGGTGAGCGCGCCGCCCAGCAGGCCGGCGCCCAGGCCCGGCCCGTAGCCGAGCAGTTTCGCGAAGCCGTAGCAGACGCCCAGGCCGGTGACGCAGACCGCGACCGCCACCCCGACCTGCGGCAGGCCGTCCTTCTTCAGGCCGCGGAAGAACTGCGGGCCGACCTTGTAGCCTAGGGCGAACAGGAACATGATGAAGAACACCGACTTGACGGTGCCGTTGATCTGCACGTCGGTGACCCACCCGGTGAACAGCCCCGCGACCAGGCAGCCGGTGACGGCA of Kitasatospora viridis contains these proteins:
- a CDS encoding aspartate:alanine exchanger family transporter, which gives rise to MNWFTDHVFKPYPELLIFLTIAIGFFAGKLHYKAIGLGAVTGCLVAGLFTGWVTDVQINGTVKSVFFIMFLFALGYKVGPQFFRGLKKDGLPQVGVAVAVCVTGLGVCYGFAKLLGYGPGLGAGLLGGALTQSAVIGVAQDAIANIHGLTGDQITAQQNLVAIGYAVTYPLGTILCAILLANLAPRWLKSDLAADSRALAAELDAPESDPDLGEGYYEVVLRAFTAVNGLVGSTIDDFEAREQQLGRRIYITSVRREGRILAHSQTTVIERGDVLAVSALRHDLVDFDPARRIGPEADDAGLLGYRTESLHVVVSERAQLGRTIAELRREPFMVGVYVDKVYRSGAQFPYRLSTRLERGDTLVLTGPQRLVDPAGRAIGKPVPTSFATDMTWVGLGIFLGGCIGIPALHAGGVPISLSTSGGALIMGLVFGWIRGRYPTYGNVPPGAQWFMDTFGLCAFVTIVGINAGPGFTSGLSQAGWGLLLWGAVATVLPLLVGILVGRYVFRIRTPILMGVVAGAQTTTAAIGAINEASRSQIPTLGYTIPYAAGNVLLTIWGAIIVALLG